The following is a genomic window from Egicoccus sp. AB-alg2.
GCAGCCGCCGTGCCGTCGAGCGAGGAGCCGATCTCGGCGATCCGGCCGCCCGCGATCGCGAGGTCACCGTCGATGACCTCGTTGGTGTCGGGACGCACGATGCGGACGTTGGTGATGATCAGGTCGTGACCTGCCATGGGGACCTCCCGGGACGCGAACCCACAGCATAGGCTGGTGTTCCTCTAGCAACAACGTCGTTCCGCTTTGCGCAACAGCGTCGCGGGTTGTTCCCAGGGAGGGGAGCATGAGTGCCAGCAATCGGGTCACCGTGGCAGCCGTCCAGGCGGCACCGGTGTTCATGGACCGCGCCGCGACGGTCGAAAAGACCGCAGCGCTCGTCGACGAGGCCGCCGCCCGCGGTGCCAGGCTGATCGTGTTCCCCGAGTCGTTCGTGCCGGGATTCCCGTACTGGCCGCGCGCCTACCCGTTGCCCGAGCGTGGGCGTTCGCTCGATGCGCTGGCATACCTGCGGGCCGGCGCGGTCGACCTGGCCCGTGACGAACTGGGCCCCGTGCGCGAGGCAGCGGCGCGCAACGACGCGATGGTCGTGCTCGGCGTGACCGAGCGAGGTGGTCCCGGCGACCTGCTGCACAACTCGTTGGTCCACATCGACGTGCAGGGGCAGGTCGTTCACGTCCACCGGAAGCTGCAGGCGACCTTCGACGAGCGCTGTGTCTGGTCCGACGGGGACGCGACCGGGCTCGCGGTGCACGATTCGCCGGCGGGACGCCTCGGGGGGCTGATCTGCGGCAACAACTCGATGACCCTGGCGAAGGCCGCCCTGCTGTTGGCGGGGGAACAGGTCCACTGCGCGGTCTGGCCCGGTTACGACTGGATGTTTCCGAACGCCGAGATCGTCTGCCGCGGGTACGCGGTCGAAGGACGCTGTTTCGTTGTCGTCGCCGCCAGCTTCCTCCCCGAGGCGCACGTCCCCGACGACTTCCCGCTGCGCGACGACACCTCGTGGCGGATCGACGGTGGGTCAGGGGTGATCGGCCCTGACGGCTCGTGGCTGGGCGGGCCGCTTCTCGGCGAGGAGGGCATCGTCACCGCCGAGGTCGAGCTCGACCAGCTCGAGCGCCAGCGTGCGGTGCGGGACGCCGTCGACGCCTACGGCCGCCCCGACCTGTTCCGCCTGCTGGTCAACGTCGCCCCGCAACGGCTTCGCGGCGAGCCGGCCGAGCGCGTACTGGGCGCGGAGTGGCGGGTCTATTCGTGAGAGGTTGACACCCGAGCGGTT
Proteins encoded in this region:
- a CDS encoding carbon-nitrogen hydrolase family protein, whose amino-acid sequence is MSASNRVTVAAVQAAPVFMDRAATVEKTAALVDEAAARGARLIVFPESFVPGFPYWPRAYPLPERGRSLDALAYLRAGAVDLARDELGPVREAAARNDAMVVLGVTERGGPGDLLHNSLVHIDVQGQVVHVHRKLQATFDERCVWSDGDATGLAVHDSPAGRLGGLICGNNSMTLAKAALLLAGEQVHCAVWPGYDWMFPNAEIVCRGYAVEGRCFVVVAASFLPEAHVPDDFPLRDDTSWRIDGGSGVIGPDGSWLGGPLLGEEGIVTAEVELDQLERQRAVRDAVDAYGRPDLFRLLVNVAPQRLRGEPAERVLGAEWRVYS